In Helicoverpa zea isolate HzStark_Cry1AcR chromosome 3, ilHelZeax1.1, whole genome shotgun sequence, the following proteins share a genomic window:
- the LOC124645755 gene encoding cilia- and flagella-associated protein 43 translates to MTSQMIQEENEEDVSEYDPNVRWVNPHRLDLMTFIGKDVFVVAHDIYIIFFNYRMNTEIVYVANDQAKGDGVDALAGHRSLMFAFAEKSKNPRILIMTYPKFFLLAELRDPDAKRYKAVCMMESDLIAGFSGFPNYVLSIWCWRTNNRLISVETGPVRRNQIYMASRTHMLLCQCWGAGLIVWEVARCYKKCFLMKRAKEEVQEWEATEPVLVDICWSLEGQLYAIDARANLYNMGSDGIAMIRTLEWSEKLEGERKTSICSFLNGLLIYGPDNNLRFLRKQKDGKTWKAEWTFVPEEDVERLVSNSFCDMATMWTHNGFVYKIMADSEDKIEVVLFTVKQRNITKVQLLAPDAKYAALMNDSGILCIFKTYDQKYVFMKIIKGVDVSFQASPVEPLLAIFGDLQGNFGIVLRTFDLEKGLKKQSHMSLTHQIVSLVAFSPDGRFLVAAAMSAGHIFIFKISEDYKLNLMRYTELGRGLADCFLMKVGNDMRCFSLVLFSEKYSIGERIICVNAETGKDNKFAGKMQGPYSRLLPLSTKDTMLAIPHLSKQMHVLKLSGDKGMTVSVKMGPIIDSGHDIKQFDGYRSANALLTFGYDGTVILRPPNAPDSYDVKLTVTHRYCGGIKSAVTDAEGRMVLHVSAGGTMALTPLHRRRHTDMPHTPPPPVVYDYRNKPINIIYPTDKNYLDVQEDKKVHEESMDYKRQRDEVLKVFDSLQHKLVTLLEENLNERPLHQLSLSEFNLHQEAKKERLKAAEKEREEIRLMTEARIRAQDKVTAWIKKTCWDTMLKPRVKLFAIFSHYHVESFAILPSQRDAWPELKQIEALRTIEMENDHDLFRPWVEHSLDDATLPAQSAVISAASVGGNRSNQQQESANSFREARRSVDSAADVAVDVAVQPHVLSGTNAHRLVPLPPYMLPQTQAFSFLQMNWLYHIVKLNTQNVRFWFNKQFDELMVLKKREVSLVAERNSRLRFIIEELNKLSDLRGSFHHLKIEIKDPEWRQEEHVEKLIKVEPEECSIEPYISPSQIVIVPPDPGPKDDFRERALMEMMDGVLEKLWHEEIKKPIPMPQCMLDKEPENFNEDDLRLVFDYEAKVAFRNEERDKYRKMLHAEYAKLSQVLNEGIVKFNQKVRETWLTKLKVDSVIGQENLNLMRLRRTNLDRIEMAEKIESMREDIAHFEREVEELNVELQAIQEQSTDCQAAYEVLVAKDKTMEKTFKNHFPDLSPIIIEQAYKFFKKRPKWHQRATLTPVVLYELAHAVASGVRPLLLHPDCVDFLKGMEQLEQISNMPTVMDEHIWTTMNKLRRFKTENELRIRALVQEMTYVDSAQNVWSKAIQARRSYLATCHAKILLHRENVELDARNKTIQLVLPAGQVEIVTTGHMEDFDDATLIPKEDIEKINNLILKVGAMKLRMMRKQMDFRKGILSKEWEHAQMKMKLRHMQQELYSYQRLRIPKELQLYLKNKELGYTDEQDYVRMEKENEASKVAVNKILNEQIHRAGELELKLLGIEAAAAKVEKLITKLNVQVSEKRLNEDALEPIRIRRVFKKRMETLVMRSRLIRDVQANHSTIVMLQTELELLRLKTYPTLASFRTY, encoded by the exons ATGACATCACAAATGATACAAGAAGAAAACGAGGAAGATGTTAGTGAATACGACCCAAACGTGAG ATGGGTCAACCCTCACCGTCTAGATCTGATGACGTTTATTGGCAAGGACGTGTTCGTTGTCGCACACGACATTTACATTATATTCTTCAACTACAGAATGAATACTGAAATTGTTTATGTTGCTAACGACCAGGCTAAAGGCGATGGCGTTGACGCTTTGGCTG GTCATCGATCCTTAATGTTCGCCTTCGCAGAGAAGTCGAAGAACCCCAGAATACTTATAATGACGTATCCTAAATTCTTTCTATTGGCCGAACTGAGAG ACCCGGATGCAAAAAGATACAAGGCAGTTTGCATGATGGAGAGTGACCTGATCGCTGGGTTCAGCGGCTTCCCAAACTACGTGCTCAGCATCTGGTGTTGGCGTACCAACAATCGTCTCATCAGCGTGGAGACCGGCCCCGTACGGCGCAATCAGATCTACAT GGCTAGCCGCACGCATATGCTGCTATGCCAGTGCTGGGGCGCCGGCCTCATCGTGTGGGAAGTAGCGCGCTGCTACAAGAAGTGCTTCCTGATGAAGAGGGCCAAAGAGGAGGTGCAAGAGTGGGAGGCCACGGAGCCGGTCCTCGTCGACATCTGCTGGAGTCTCGAAGGGCAGCTTTATGCTATTGATGCTAGGGCTAATTTGTATAAT ATGGGTTCAGACGGTATAGCCATGATCAGAACACTGGAGTGGTCAGAGAAATTGGAAGGGGAACGAAAGACCAGTATCTGTTCCTTCCTCAATGGTTTACTCATTTACGGACCTGATAATAACTTGCGG TTCTTACGCAAACAAAAAGACGGGAAGACATGGAAGGCGGAATGGACGTTCGTTCCGGAAGAGGACGTGGAGCGCCTGGTCAGCAACTCATTCTGTGACATGGCCACCATGTGGACACATAACGGCTTCGTCTATAAGATCATGGCGGATTCTGAAGACAAGATCGAAGTGGTTTTGTTCACCGTCAAAcaaag GAATATTACTAAGGTCCAGCTGCTAGCGCCTGATGCCAAATACGCCGCATTGATGAACGATTCCGGAATATTATGCATCTTCAAGACCTACGATCAGAAATAT gTCTTCATGAAAATAATTAAGGGTGTCGACGTATCATTTCAAGCGAGTCCAGTAGAACCATTGTTAGCAATCTTCGGTGACCTACAAGGCAACTTCGGTATAGTTCTGCGGACTTTTGACCTTGAGAAGGGTCTGAAGAAACAGTCCCATATGAGTCTGACGCATCAGATAGTGTCGCTGGTGGCGTTTTCTCCCGACGGAAGATTTTTAGTCGCCGCCGCTATGTCGGCTGGacatatctttatttttaag ATATCCGAAGACTACAAACTGAACTTGATGCGCTACACGGAGCTGGGCCGAGGTTTGGCAGACTGTTTCCTCATGAAGGTCGGAAACGACATGCGCTGCTTCAGTCTCGTACTCTTCTCCGAGAAATATAGCATTG GGGAGCGCATAATCTGCGTGAACGCTGAAACGGGCAAGGACAACAAGTTTGCTGGCAAGATGCAGGGTCCGTACTCCCGGCTGCTGCCGCTCAGCACCAAGGACACTATGCTCGCCATCCCGCATCTCAGCAAGCAGATGCACGTGCTCAAGCTGTCTGGAGAC AAAGGCATGACTGTATCCGTAAAGATGGGTCCCATCATCGACTCTGGTCACGATATCAAGCAGTTCGATGGCTACCGGAGCGCGAACGCGCTGCTGACCTTCGGTTACGATGGCACCGTCATACTAAGGCCGCCGAATGCCCCTGATTCATATG ACGTGAAGCTGACAGTGACGCACCGCTACTGCGGCGGTATCAAATCCGCCGTAACGGACGCGGAGGGACGCATGGTGCTGCACGTGAGCGCGGGCGGCACCATGGCGCTGACGCCGCTGCACCGCCGACGCCACACCGACATGCCGCACACGCCGCCCCCACCTGTCGTCTACGACTATCGGAACAAACCCATCAATATTATATATCCTACTGATA AGAACTACCTGGATGTACAAGAAGATAAGAAAGTACACGAAGAATCTATGGATTATAAACGTCAACGGGACGAAGTTCTCAAAGTGTTCGATTCTTTGCAACACAAGCTGGTCACCCTTTTGGAAGAGAATCTGAACGAGCGACCGCTGCATCAGCTCTCTCTGTCTGAGTTCAACTTGCATCAGGAAGCGAAGAAAGAGAGACTCAAAGCG GCCGAGAAGGAACGTGAAGAGATCCGTCTGATGACAGAAGCCCGCATCCGCGCACAAGACAAAGTGACGGCGTGGATCAAGAAGACGTGCTGGGATACCATGCTGAAGCCGAGGGTCAAGCTCTTCGCTATATTCAGTCATTATCAT GTGGAGAGTTTCGCAATCCTACCGTCACAACGCGATGCGTGGCCCGAACTCAAGCAGATCGAGGCACTGCGAACCATAGAGATGGAGAACGATCACGACCTGTTCCGACCCTGGGTGGAACACTCCCTGGATGATGCAACGTTACCCGCGCAATCTGCGGTCATCTCTGCTGCCAGTGTTGGCGG AAATCGCAGCAACCAGCAGCAAGAATCGGCGAACTCGTTCCGCGAGGCGCGGCGCAGCGTGGACAGCGCGGCGGACGTGGCGGTGGACGTGGCCGTGCAGCCGCACGTGCTCAGCGGCACCAACGCGCACCGCCTCGTGCCGCTGCCGCCCTACATGCTGCCGCAGACGCAGGCCTTCAGCTTCCTGCAGATGAACTGGCTCTACCACATCGTCAAG TTGAACACTCAAAACGTGCGGTTCTGGTTCAACAAGCAGTTTGACGAGCTGATGGTCCTGAAGAAGAGAGAGGTGAGCCTCGTCGCTGAGAGAAACTCGAGGCTACGCTTCATCATTGAAG AGCTCAATAAGCTGTCTGATTTGCGAGGCAGCTTTCATCATCTCAAGATAGAAATCAAAGATCCAGAGTGGAGACAAGAGGAACACGTGGAGAAACTTATCAAAGTGGAACCTGAAGAG TGTTCGATCGAGCCGTACATAAGCCCGAGCCAGATAGTGATAGTACCCCCAGACCCGGGGCCCAAGGACGACTTCCGCGAGAGAGCACTCATGGAGATGATGGACGGAGTGCTCGAGAAGCTGTGGCACGAGGAGATCAAGAAACCCATACCGATGCCGCAGTGCATG CTGGACAAAGAACCAGAGAACTTCAACGAAGACGATCTCCGTTTAGTTTTCGACTACGAAGCGAAAGTCGCGTTCCGCAACGAAGAGCGCGACAAGTACCGCAAGATGTTACACGCCGAGTACGCCAAGCTCTCGCAAGTGCTCAACGAGGGCATCGTCAAGTTTAACCAGAAG GTGAGAGAGACGTGGTTAACAAAACTGAAAGTGGACTCTGTGATTGGTCAAGAAAATCTCAATCTAATGCGCCTACGCAGAACCAACCTGGACAGGATTGAAATGGCTGAGAAAATAGAGTCTATGAG GGAGGATATAGCTCACTTCGAGCGCGAGGTGGAAGAGCTGAATGTGGAACTGCAAGCCATACAGGAGCAAAGTACTGACTGCCAGGCCGCGTACGAGGTGCTCGTGGCTAAGGACAAGACCATGGAGAAGACCTTCAAGAACCACTTCCCTGATCTATCGCCGATCATTATAGAACAGGCCTACAAGTTCTTCAA GAAGCGTCCGAAGTGGCACCAGCGCGCGACGCTGACGCCGGTGGTGCTGTACGAGCTGGCGCATGCCGTCGCATCCGGCGTCCGCCCGCTGCTGCTGCATCCTGACTGCGTCGACTTCCTCAAGGG GATGGAGCAATTGGAGCAGATCAGCAACATGCCAACAGTAATGGACGAACACATATGGACCACCATGAACAAGTTAAGAAGGTTCAAGACTGAGAACGAACTTAGG ATTCGAGCATTGGTCCAAGAGATGACGTACGTGGACAGCGCTCAGAATGTGTGGAGCAAGGCCATCCAGGCGCGGCGCAGCTACCTCGCCACCTGCCACGCCAAGATCCTGCTGCACCGGGAGAACGTCGAGCTCGACGCCAGGAACAAAACTATACAG TTGGTGCTGCCAGCGGGACAGGTGGAGATTGTGACCACTGGTCACATGGAAGACTTTGACGACGCAACACTCATCCCTAAAGAGGATATCGAAAAGATTAACAACCTCATACTG AAAGTGGGCGCCATGAAGCTTCGCATGATGCGCAAACAGATGGATTTCCGCAAGGGTATCCTGTCCAAGGAATGGGAGCACGCGCAGATGAAGATGAAGCTGCGACACATGCAGCAGGAACTCTATTCCTACCAGAGGCTCAGG ATCCCGAAAGAGTTGCAGCTGTACCTGAAGAACAAGGAGCTGGGCTACACGGACGAGCAGGACTACGTGCGCATGGAGAAGGAGAACGAGGCCTCCAAGGTGGCCGTCAACAAGATCCTCAACGAGCAGATACACCGCGCTGGAGAACTTGAG CTAAAACTGTTAGGCATAGAAGCAGCAGCCGCCAAGGTAGAGAAGTTGATAACGAAGCTCAACGTGCAGGTGTCGGAGAAGAGACTCAACGAGGACGCGCTCGAGCCCATTCGGATCCGACGAGTTTTTAAGAAGAG GATGGAGACGCTGGTGATGCGCAGTCGTCTGATCCGCGACGTGCAAGCGAACCACTCCACCATCGTCATGCTGCAGACTGAACTCGAACTGCTGCGGCTCAAGACCTACCCTACGCTTGCTAGCTTCCGCACATATTGA